The following coding sequences lie in one Apium graveolens cultivar Ventura chromosome 3, ASM990537v1, whole genome shotgun sequence genomic window:
- the LOC141715157 gene encoding uncharacterized protein LOC141715157, with product MLHLQRKRFHAPNLHLTKEQTESYALAEIESLMQKLGRSLRDIDGMSQPDTSLTQDLANRLLNEELDYDRAALKILHEKSLNALNYFQKSAYDAILHSVEHDEGKLFFVSGHGGTGKTFLWDTIASKLRSESLIVLPVATSGLASLLLPNGRTAHSRFRIPLDITAESTCEIKHGTQLAKLLQKTSLIIWDEAPMTHKYCFEALDKTLRDLLSTRYADSRTKPFGGLTIVCGGDFRQILPVIPQGERADIIDASLNSSYLWPHFKIFELKQNMRLHRVGVDEIQAEKITSFDRWLLQIGDGSLYDNPAQEMIKIPPELCRPTSKNSMEAIVAEVYPSLLENYKDPAYLKERAILTPKNETVYELNDFLMNMIPGEGRTYLSSDSVCKASIKADDDLLYPTEFLNSLRFSGVPNHDIRLQEGTPVMLLRNLNQSGGLCNGTRLIVTRLGKWSIRADIISGTKIGQNVTIPRIIMSPKESKWPFKLNRRQLPVAPCFAMTINKSQGQSLKRVGLYLPGQVFTHGQVYVALSRVTAIEGLVIVNSDNEVKDHSLIKNIVYKEGVRPIAMLCGHAAPIVDLDICFPATVPGEEKIGELSNVALNSSLVVAFFVTFSLEEKCQVCREYSNQLTDTYAKGVSNLNNSQVEAVLNALCKVKCDHMPSVELIWGPQEQAKQKMISFIGESTCQDMVTLTNSLNSLEKLLFHDNMVSDLLERVFLDQELVKYSPKSCVDMSLLRCLRTNALSVGRSLCRSLLGNIVSLS from the exons ATGCTACACTTACAACGAAAAAGGTTTCATGCCCCTAACCTGCACCTAACAAAAGAACAAACTGAGTCTTATGCATTAGCTGAAATTGAGAGTCTCATGCAGAAATTAGGCAGGAGCCTACGAGACATAGATGGGATGTCGCAACCCGATACATCACTCACACAGGATCTAGCAAATAGATTGTTAAACGAGGAATTGGATTATGATCGAGCTGCTTTGAAGATCTTACATGAGAAATCACTCAATGCtttaaattatttccaaaagAGTGCATATGATGCAATTCTTCACTCTGTTGAGCATGATGAAGGAAAACTCTTCTTCGTCAGTGGTCACGGTGGAACTGGGAAAACATTCTTATGGGATACAATCGCTTCTAAACTAAGATCAGAATCGTTGATAGTCCTTCCTGTTGCAACTTCAGGGTTGGCATCATTGTTATTGCCCAATGGTCGGACAGCACACTCCAGATTTCGTATCCCACTAGACATAACAGCTGAATCTACATGTGAGATTAAACATGGTACACAACTGGCCAAACTTCTCCAAAAAACTTCTCTGATTATCTGGGATGAGGCACCAATGACACACAAATATTGTTTTGAAGCTCTAGACAAGACACTAAGAGATTTGCTAAGCACAAGGTATGCTGATAGTCGGACCAAGCCCTTTGGAGGCCTTACAATCGTTTGTGGAGGCGATTTTCGCCAGATTTTACCCGTTATCCCTCAGGGTGAGCGTGCAGATATTATTGATGCCTCATTGAACTCATCTTATCTTTGGCCTCACTTCAAAATTTTTGAGCTAAAACAAAATATGAGGCTCCACAGGGTAGGAGTTGATGAAATACAGGCCGAGAAAATAACATCATTTGATAGATGGCTATTACAAATAGGAGATGGTTCGCTATACGACAATCCAGCACAGGAGATGATAAAAATTCCCCCAGAATTATGCAGGCCAACAAGCAAAAATTCAATGGAGGCGATTGTTGCGGAGGTCTACCCTTCCCTGTTGGAGAATTATAAAGATCCTGCATACCTAAAGGAGCGTGCTATATTAACCCCAAAAAATGAAACAGTTTATGAACTAAATGACTTCCTGATGAACATGATACCGGGAGAAGGGAGAACATATTTAAGCTCAGATAGTGTGTGCAAAGCTAGCATTAAGGCTGATGATGATTTGTTATACCCAACTGAATTTTTGAATAGTTTAAGATTCAGTGGCGTCCCAAACCATGATATACGCCTTCAAGAAGGAACCCCTGTCATGCTGCTCAGAAACTTAAATCAATCTGGGGGTCTCTGTAATGGCACGCGCTTAATAGTAACACGTTTGGGTAAATGGTCTATTCGAGCAGACATCATTTCTGGGACAAAAATTGGCCAAAATGTTACTATCCCGCGTATCATTATGTCACCAAAAGAGTCGAAATGGCCGTTCAAACTTAATAGGCGGCAACTACCAGTAGCACCATGTTTCGCTATGACAATCAATAAAAGCCAGGGTCAGTCTTTAAAACGCGTTGGGTTGTATCTTCCTGGACAGGTATTCACCCATGGACAGGTGTATGTGGCCCTGTCAAGAGTCACCGCAATAGAAGGGCTGGTTATAGTAAATTCTGACAATGAGGTGAAGGACCATTCTCTTATTAAAAACATTGTTTACAAGGAG GGCGTAAGACCAATTGCGATGTTGTGTGGTCATGCTGCACCAATAGTCGATCTTGACATATGTTTTCCTGCCACTGTTCCTGGAGAAGAGAAAATAGGAGAATTAAGTAATGTGGCGCTCAACTCTAGCTTGGTTGTTGCCTTCTTTGTAACTTTCTCT CTGGAAGAAAAGTGTCAAGTCTGTCGTGAATATAGTAACCAACTGACTGATACCTATGCTAAAGGTGTCTCGAATTTGAATAATTCACAAGTTGAGGCAGTGTTGAATGCCCTCTGTAAGGTGAAGTGTGACCATATGCCTTCGGTAGAACTTATCTGGGGTCCCCAGGAACAGGCAAAACAAAAAATGATAAGTTTTATAGGAGAAAGTACATGCCAAGATATGGTTACTCTTACCAACTCTCTTAATTCCTTGGAAAAGTTGTTGTTTCACGACAACATGGTTTCTGATTTATTGGAAAGAGTTTTTCTAGATCAAGAATTGGTCAAATATTCTCCAAAGTCTTGTGTGGATATGTCATTGCTGCGCTGCTTAAGAACCAATGCCCTTTCTGTTGGAAGAAGTCTTTGTCGTTCACTTTTGGGCAATATTGTCTCCCTTAGTTAA
- the LOC141711124 gene encoding uncharacterized protein LOC141711124, whose translation MFAVASMGVQVDKLINNSRGPYVFRAGGQIYHNTSSLLPPTGKKPLFAQLYIYDTDHEISNRISTLRSPEKGPAIDENVVRGLTQMLDDHNPLVRSYRKARDMFEAQPETTFHLRLPEARTRDGRQYNIPTESEVGGLIVGELTEKIFKRDVIVRHRTKGVTHIDELHPSYMSMVYPLIHPYGEDGYRLGIPLADRSSQASKRQALSMCQYYCFRLQQRAHEGHTLLLAGRLLQQYIVDAYMAVEQERFRWIRTHQTELRTELYSGLMDAVHRGDSDSSTVGKSVVLPSSHTGGPRYRAQNYQDAMAICRWVGYPDLFITFTCNPKWPEINDMISLMGQKDDRNRVDIVCRVFEIKLQQLIHYIKKEQPFGKVMACLYTIEFQKRGLPHAHILLFLHTSMKNPSPEYIDTIISAEIPDINIDHDGYNAVKKSMLHGPCGQANASSPCMQHGRCTKFFPKKFNDITAIGEDGFPIYRRRNTGISVEKKGTLLDNRYVIPYNRNLLVKFDAHINIELCNSVRSIKYLFKYINKGPDRATVVVETTIERDEIKAYLDCRYISACEACWRIFQFNINYRYPSVERLPFHLPDEHTVIFDENKCIENVLNMPGIEKTKFTEWLKTNKRNEDARGLTYAEFPQHWVWNSKGKLWTRRKKGKAVGRIYFAHPASGERFYMRMLLNFVKGSTSFECIRTVDGVTYPTFKAACYALGLLDDDKEWIDF comes from the exons ATGTTTGCAGTCGCATCAATGGGAGTCCAGGTTGATAAATTAATTAACAATTCAAGGGGGCCTTATGTGTTTCGTGCTGGTGGGCAGATTTACCACAACACAAGTTCATTACTCCCACCAACAGGTAAAAAACCCCTGTTTGCCCAACTCTACATATATGACACTGATCATGAGATAAGTAATAGAATTAGCACACTGCGAAGTCCAGAGAAAGGTCCAGCTATTGACGAGAATGTTGTCCGAGGATTAACACAAATGTTAGACGATCATAACCCTTTGGTGAGATCATACAGAAAAGCAAGAGACATGTTCGAAGCACAGCCGGAGACCACTTTTCATTTGCGGCTTCCTGAGGCCCGTACCAGGGATGGCAGACAGTACAACATCCCAACAGAATCTGAGGTGGGAGGCTTGATAGTGGGTGAACTCACAGAGAAGATATTCAAGCGCGACGTAATTGTGCGCCACCGTACTAAAGGGGTTACCCACATTGACGAGTTGCACCCAAGCTATATGTCCATGGTATATCCCCTAATTCACCCTTATGGAGAAGATGGTTACAGACTTGGTATACCCTTAGCAGATCGAAGCTCGCAAGCATCAAAAAGACAAGCACTGTCAATGTGCCAGTATTATTGTTTCAGGCTCCAGCAAAGAGCCCATGAGGGTCATACCTTACTTTTGGCAGGGAGGTTATTACAGCAATATATAGTCGACGCTTACATGGCAGTTGAACAAGAGAGATTTAGGTGGATTCGGACCCATCAAACCGAACTCAGGACAGAATTATACTCAGGCTTGATGGATGCGGTACATCGTGGAGACTCAGATAGCTCAACGGTAGGAAAATCTGTGGTCTTGCCGTCATCACACACTGGAGGTCCGCGCTACAGGGCTCAGAATTACCAAGATGCAATGGCAATTTGTCGATGGGTAGGATATCCAGATTTGTTCATTACATTCACGTGTAATCCAAAATGGCCAGAGATAAATGACATGATAAGCTTGATGGGGCAAAAAGATGACCGTAATAGAGTTGATATTGTGTGCCGGGTGTTTGAAATAAAACTACAACAACTCATACACTACATCAAAAAGGAACAACCGTTTGGAAAAGTAATGGCAT GTTTATACACCATCGAGTTCCAAAAAAGGGGTCTACCCCATGCACACATTCTGCTTTTCTTGCACACATCAATGAAGAATCCTTCACCAGAATATATTGACACCATAATAAGTGCAGAGATACCAGATATCAATATCGACCATGATGGTTATAACGCGGTCAAGAAATCTATGCTACACGGGCCGTGTGGTCAGGCCAATGCATCCTCTCCTTGTATGCAACATGGAAGATGCACCAAATTCTTCCCTAAGAAATTTAATGACATCACCGCAATTGGAGAAGATGGTTTCCCCATTTATAGGCGCAGGAATACTGGTATTTCTGTGGAAAAAAAAGGCACCCTCCTGGATAATCGTTATGTTATCCCTTATAACAGAAACTTATTGGTCAAATTTGATGCTCATATTAACATCGAGCTCTGCAACAGTGTAAGATCAATaaaatatttattcaaatatattaACAAAGGACCTGATAGAGCAACTGTAGTGGTTGAGACCACGATCGAAAGGGATGAAATTAAAGCGTACCTTGATTGTAG GTACATATCAGCATGTGAGGCTTGCTGGAGAATTTTCCAATTTAACATCAACTATAGGTACCCATCAGTTGAAAGGCTGCCTTTTCACCTGCCTGATGAGCATACTGTTATATTTGACGAAAATAAATGCATTGAGAATGTGTTGAATATGCCCGGAATAGAGAAAACAAAATTCACCGAGTGGTTAAAAACAAACAAGAGGAATGAGGATGCCCGTGGTCTAACTTATGCAGAATTTCCCCAGCACTGGGTTTGGAATTCCAAGGGAAAATTGTGGACCAGGCGGAAAAAAGGGAAGGCAGTTGGTAGAATCTACTTTGCTCACCCGGCAAGTGGAGAACGCTTCTATATGCGCATGCTCCTTAATTTTGTAAAAGGGAGCACATCATTTGAGTGCATAAGAACAGTAGATGGAGTCACATACCCCACTTTTAAGGCTGCATGTTATGCTTTAGGCTTATTGGATGATGACAAAGAATGGATTGATTTTTAA